From one Solanum lycopersicum chromosome 12, SLM_r2.1 genomic stretch:
- the LOC138340455 gene encoding uncharacterized protein, whose translation MKGVVRYGKKGKLSPRYVGPYEILQKVGKIAYELRLPSELATVHSEIHVSMLKKCIGDPQSILPIEGLGVDENLSYEEVLVEILDRQVKKLRNREVASVKILWSNHLVEGAT comes from the coding sequence atgaaaggagtGGTGAGatatggaaagaaaggaaagttgagtcctcgttatgtgggtccctatgaaattttgcaaaaagTTGGCAAAATTGCATACGAGCTAAGAttacctagtgaattggctACAGTTCATTCGGAGATCCATgtctccatgcttaagaagtgcatCGGTGATCCccagtccattcttcctattgagggtctaggTGTGGATGAGAACCTCTCATATGAGGAGGTTCTAGTTGAAATCCTCGATAGACAAGTGAAAAAGTTGAGGAACAGGGAGGTGGCCTCCGTAAAAATTCTATGGtcgaatcacctagttgagggagcaacatga